The bacterium nucleotide sequence AACTGCGAGCATCTGATCGGCGCAAGTGCCGAACTCGCTGAAGCGCTGCTCCAGGCCTGTCCGGACGTTCGGATCCTCGCCACCAGCCGCGAAACGCTTGGCATCGCAGGAGAATCCGTTTGGCGCGCGCCCTCGCTGTCCGCGCCTGGCTCCGGGGAATCGCCATCCATCGAGTACCTTCGGGAGTACGAGGCCGTGCAATTGTTTGAGGCGAGGGCGGCGGCTGTCTGCTCCGACTTTCGCGTCACCGCCGAGAACGCTGCGGCCGTGGCGCAGATCTGCCGCCGCCTGGACGGGATCCCGCTCGCGATCGAACTGGCCGCCGCGCGCATCAGGGTGCTCCCGGTCGAGCAGCTGGTCGCCAAACTGGACGACCGGTTCCGAGTGCTCACAGGCGGGAGCCGGACAGCGCTCCCCCGGCAGCAGACGCTTCGCGCGGCCATGGACTGGAGCTATGACCTGCTTCCAGAGCGGGAGCGATTGCTGCTGCGGCGACTCTCAGTGTTTGCGGGCGGCTGGACGCTGGAGGCCGCCGAGACGATCTGCGCGGGCGGGGGAATCGAGTCTCCGGATGTGCTCGATCTGCTCACAAAGCTCGTGGACAAGTCGCTCGTTGTGGTCCAGCCCCCGCGCGGAGAGGCCCGGTACCGCTTGCTCGAAACGGTTCGACAGTACGCCCGCGACTGGCTGGTGGAGTCAGAGGAGACGGCGGAGGTTCGCGGGCGGCATCGGGACTGGTTCCTGGCACTCGTCGAGCGCACCCACGAGGCAGGATACGAGCCCGTGTGGCATCCCCCCGGGGTACTCGAGCGGCTCGACCGCGACCACGAGAATCTCCGCGCAGCGCTGGGGTGGAGCGCCACCGAGAAGGCCGGCGCGGAACCGGGGCTGCGCCTCGCGGGCGCCCTCGCGCCGTTCTGGCACAACCGTGGGTACTATGCGGAGGGGCGGCGATGGCTGGAAGGTGCGCTCGTCCGGTGCCACGAGGCCTCGCCAGCTGCTCGGGCGCGGGCGCTCGGCGGTGCGTCGCTACTGGCATGGCGTCAGGCCGACTACGAGCCCGCCAGACAACTCGCGGAACGGCTGGTGGCGCTGGGGCGCGAGCAGGGGGACAAAGCTGCCACCACCCATGGGTTAATACGGCTCGGTCTGATCGTCGGGAGAGGGTACCAGGATTTCCCGCGAGCGACGGTGCTCTTCGAGGAAGCCCTGACGCTCGCGAGGGAGCTCGGCGATCGTAAACAGATCGCGCATATCCTCGCAAACCTCAGTGCGACGGCGCGCCATCAGGGTGACTACGACCGGGCCGCGGTGTTTGCCGAGGAGAGCCTTACCGAGGTCAGGGCGTTTTCGAGCTCTGGAGGGGTTGGCTATGTGCTCCGCCACCTCGGGCACATCCGTCTCGCGCAAGGGTATCTCGAGCGAGCGGCCAAACTGTACGCCGAGAGCCTGCGTTCCGATGCGGTGCCTTCCTTCGTCGTCATTGAGTGTCTGGAGGGATTGGCCGGCGTGGCCGGTGGACGCGGGCAGCACCAGCGGGCGGCGCGCCTGTTTGGCGCCGCGGACGCGGTGCGCGAGGCGATTGGGTTTCCCCGTCGCCCACCCGACAATGACCACCACGAGCGCGCCGTGGCATCGGTGCGCTCGGCGTTCGGCGATGCGGCCTTCGAGACGGCCGTCGTCCAAGGCCGGTCCATGGGGCTGGATGATGCCGTCGCGTATGCCCTGACCGATCCCGGCGTGGAGCGGCGCGAGCGCGCGGGCGGCGAGCCGGGGACCGCGGCAAAAGACCAGGGGCCACTGACCGCGAGAGAGTGCGAGGTCGCGGCGCTCATTGCGCGCGGGCTCACCAACCGGGAGATCGCCTCCACGCTATTCATCTCCGAGCGCACGGCTGACGCCCACGTCCGACATATCCTGGACAAGTTAGGGTTCGGTTCTCGGACTCAGATCGCGGCGTGGGCGGTCGAGCACGGGCTGCCTGCCCCGTCTTCCGCCGGACGAGACCCCGCGTAGGTACCTCCGCCCCGTCTGCCTAGGCACCTCCCCCTGCTCGCGAGGTGAAAAGATTGGTACCACAATCGGTCCTTCTCTCGATGGCCGGGGCTCAGGACTCCGGTATCTTGAAGCCGTACGGAACACGATGCCGGTAGAAGGAGGCTCGAGATGTCCGACCACTGCGCGCTCGAGAAGCTAGTCTACTGGGATGCAATTCGTGAAGCTCAACCCGATCGCGCGCTGAGGGCGTCGCCCACCCCCCCAAGGGAGAAGATGCGATGAAACTTCCACGCAGACAACTTCTCCATCTGGCAGCGGGCGCCGCGACGCTCGCTGTGGCGCCACGCAGTGCGACAGCAGAACAGGGGCAGGCGGCACAGATACCGTCTGAGCCGCTCGTGTGGCCCATCGTGACGAAAGCGCCACCGGAAGTGCCCAAGTTCGCGGGCCATGCCAACACGGTTCCCGACATTGTCGGCCGCCTCGGTGCGCCGGCCAGTCTCGTCATCTTCACCGAAGGCAATCACCTGATGGTATTGCTCGGCGACGATATCGTCGGCGTATTCCCGACATGGGCCAAGTCGCGGCCACAATACGCCGATCTGAATCTAGACAACGTAGTGGTCGTGACCCTGCCCCAGCCCCTTCTCGTACGGATGATACGTACTGGAGGAATCGCGCTAGGCAACCTCACGCTCGACGTCAGCCGTAAATCTGGTTTCTACCCCGATATCGTCATGGGTTACCCCGGCCCCTTGCGACAGTTGCATGAGCTCCGAGTGATCGAGTCGCGTGTGCGTTTCTTTTCAAGGAATCGCGGCCCTGCGCTGCTTGTCCGCAAAGGCAATCCACTCGGGATTCATAGCCTCACCGATGTGGCACGCACCGGTGCACGGCTCGCGCTACCGGAACCGTCAGATCTCCGTACTAGGTACCGCGCTATGATCGACGAGTTGATCGGAAAACCCGCAGCCGATGCCTTCTTCGCCGCGGAGGCGCCGGACTTTCCAGGTCGCCTAGGCATTATGCATCGCGATATTCCCGAGATGGTCGCCCGCAGTTATGCGGATGTCGCCCTCACATGGTATCACCTCATTTCCTATTGGACGCGGATATTCCCAAACCGCTTCGCGTTGGTACCCATTTCGGGCGCGGAGCGGTTTTTTGTAGAGATCGCCTTTGGCCGCGTAATCGATCCGCTGCGCCCCCGTGCTCTCGAGGCTTTCGACGAGTTCTTCTTTAGCCGGGCAAAAGATGTTTATCCCCGCTACGATTTTGCACGGATGAACGACAGGGAGTACGGGACACCTATGGTGCTCGAGTGACATTTTTGCCAAGGGGACCAAGAACGGAGCTGGTCAGCAATCTATCAGAAAACCGTGATTTTCCCTGGTGGGCGAGGCAGGGGTTGGGGAAGCCGAGCAGCAGGTATGGCGGAGCTAGAGGCTGCGCTCGCCGAGCCAAAGCGACGGAAGGTCGTCTATCTCCCTGGCGTCGTCGAAGCGTGTCTGCGCGACCTGAAGGGGACCGTTGACACCGATCCAGACTATGCCCGCGGTTTGCTTGCCAAGCTCGTCGGCGACATCACGCTGCGGAGAAAGGGAGACCACCTGTGGGCAGAGACGAGGGGAAACTTGGCTGGGATCGTTGAGCTCGCGGCCGAGGTGGTTAATGGTGGTGCCGGGAGGGGGATTTGAACCCCCACGGGTTACCCCACACGCCCCTCAAACGTGCGCGTCTGCCAGATTCCGCCATCCCGGCACGTGACACCTGCCGACCAAACGGGGCCGGTCACATGCTTTACGTGCGCCCCCATTATACGAACCGCCGGAGAACAGTGTCAACGTAACTCAGCGGTGGAGCCGAGGCGTCGGTGTCCGGCCGGGCGTGCGGCCGCGCTTGGCGAGGGGCCGTCCGTTGACCTCCCGAAGATCCATCGTCATATCGATCGGCCGCGCGGCACTGACGTGGCTCCCCACGCCAAACGCATCAGCCCCGGCTTCCGCCAACGCGGCGATGCGCTCCGGAGTCAGCCCGCCAGAAACGAAGATCTGAATGTTTGGGTGACCGGCTAGCGTGAGGCGGGCCCGGACCTCTCGAACGAGGTCGGGGGTGACGCTGCCCCTTTCGCGCGGGGTATCCAACCTGATCGCCGAAAGATCGGGGCCGAGCGCCTCGGCGACGCGTAGGGCCTCGACCGCCTCGTCGGTGAAGGTGTCGACGAGCACAAGGCGGGGAACGCGGGCCGGCATCCGTTCGTGATAGGCAACCGCGGCCCGTACCGTGTCACCGACGATCAGCACGAAGGCGTGCGGCATGGTGCCGACGGGCTCCTGCCCCGCCAGCTTGGCGCCCAGGATGCAGGCGGCTCCGCGCATCCCCCCGAGAATCGCCGCACGTTCCATCACCGGTGCGACGGCGGGGTGGACGTGGCGGGCGCCGAAGACGTAGGCCGGCTTCTCGCCGGCCGCCGTCACCACTTCCCGCGCCGCGGTGGCCCACCCGCTGGGCTGCGCGAGCATGCCCAGCAGGACCGTCTCATACATGCCGAAGCGCGCGTAGGGGCCCTCGATCCGCATGATCACTTCCCGAGCGGCGAACGACTCTCCCTCGGAGAGGCTCTCGATCTTGACTCCGTTGTCGCGGAGAAGATAGCGGACCTCGTCTACTCCGACGCAGATTCCGTCGAGGCTGGGGAAGATCTCGGCGACGACCGGGACGTCCGCCAGTCCGAGGGATCGGAGGATCTCGAGCGTCCGTACAAAGTAGATATCGCTGGTATGGCCGGCCAGAATCTCATCGTGGGACGCGCTGTGGAGCCGGTTCTTCGCGTCCACGGAAAGCCGGCCGACGTCCTCGGTGGAGGACAGCGGGCGAACGTCGCGGGTCACAGAATGTTAGTGAATGGGGTTGGCGTAGTGAGTCAGGATCAAATACAACGAAGTCGCTCCGAAGAGAATGGCGAGCGCGGAGGTGACCCGAAGCAGCAGCGTCTCCCTTGGCTTGGGACCATGAAACAGCCTGGCCCCGCCGCCGCCGATCGAGCCCAACCCCTCGCCTTTTGGCCCCTGGAGCACGATCACTCCGACCACGGCCACGGCCACAATAAAATGAAGAATCAGCACAGCCGTCGACACCGAGACACCTCCGTCGTTCCGCCCCCATACAGTACCATGCCCCCGGAACTGGCACAAGGTTGCTGAGGCCGGACGCTAGGTGACGGGCTTCCCTGCCGCCTGGGCAATGGCCGCGAAGGCCAGGGCGTCCAGGCTGGCTCCTCCCACCAGCGCGCCGTCGATCTCCGGTTGGCCGGTGAACTCCTCGATGTTCTCGGGCTTTACGCTTCCCCCGTAAAGGATCCGGACCTCTGATGCCGCGCCGGCGCTCCCCGCTGCGGCCAGCGTGCTCCGGATGATGCCGGCGACCCGATTCGCCTCCGTTCCGGTGGCGGTGCGGCCGGTGCCGATCGCCCAGACCGGCTCGTAGGCGACGACCAGTCGACGGAGGCGGTCATGCGCGTGCTCGCGGACCGCGACGGAGACCTGCCGTGTGATGACCGCGTCGGCCCTCCCCGCCTCACGCTCCTCGAGCCGTTCCCCAACGCACACGATCGGGATCAACTCATGCTCGAACGCGGCACGCACTTTCCGACCGACGGTCTCGTCGGTCTCACCGAAGTACTGGCGGCGCTCCGAATGGCCGAGGATCACGTACCGACACCCGACATCCACCAGCATCGGTGCGCTGATCTCGCCGGTGTACGCCCCCTTTGATTCCCAGTGCATCGTCTGGCCACCCAGGCCCCAGCGCGTGCCGATCAGGGCTTGGCCGACAGCGGACAGCGCCGTGGCCGGAGGACAGATCACAACCTCCACGCCCGAGAGCGCCCTCAGGGCCGCCTTCACCTCGTCGACGAGGCGAAGCGCCTCCGCGATCGTCAGGTGCATCTTCCAGTTGCCGGCGATGAGAGGAGTCCGCATGGTTACGCAGCGTCCTGGAGCGCAGCCACGCCCGGCAGGATCTTCCCCTCCATGAATTCCAAGGTCGCCCCCCCACCGGTGCTGACGTGGGTCATCTTGGCGGCGAGCCCAAACTGCTCGACGGCGGACGCCGTATCGCCGCCCCCCACGATCGATTCGGCGCAGGACTCCGCCACGGCGCTCGCGATCGCCCGCGTGCCGCCGGCGAACGGGGCCAACTCGAAGACCCCCATCGGACCGTTCCATACGATGGTTCCCGCAGCCGTGATCGGCGCGCCGAACGTGGCTTCTGTCCGTGGCCCAATGTCGAGCCCCATCCATCCGTCGGGGATCTCCCGCGCCTCCACCACCCGCACAGGGGCGTCGGCGGCCACTCGCTGCGCCGCCACCACGTCGAGGGGAAGTATCAGACGAACACCCCTGCGCTCCGCGTCGGCCAGCAGCTCGCGGGCTAGGTCGAGCTTATCGTCCTCGCACAGCGACGCTCCGACCCGGCCGCCCGCGGCCCGGAGGAACGTGTAGCACATCCCACCGCCGATCAGCATCGTTTGCGCGAGCCGGAGGAGATTGCGGATGACCCCGATCTTGTCTTCCACCTTCTTCCCGCCGAGGATCACGACCAACGGCTTCGTCGGTGCCTCGAGGACTTTTCCGAGAAACGTGAGTTCGCGCTCCATCAGGAGCCCCGCGACGGCGGGGAGGAGTTTCGCCACCCCCACGGTGCTGGCGTGGGCGCGGTGGGCTGTCCCGAAGGCATCGTTCACATAGATCTGGGCGTTCTGGGCGAGGGCGCGGGCAAAGGCTCCATCGTTGGCCTCTTCCTCCTTGTGAAACCGCAGGTTCTCGAGGAGCACGACATCCCCCGGCTGCATCGTGCGGGCCGCGGCGTCGACCTCGGGACCGACACAATCATCGAGCTTACGAACCGGCCGCCCAAGCAGCTCCCCCAGCCGTTGGGCCACGGGGTCCAGCCGCAGCGATGGATCCGGTCCCCTGGGACGGCCGAGGTGCGACGCCAGGATCACAGCCGCCCCGTGGTCGCGAAGGTACGTGATCGTGGGGAGCGCCGCGCTGATGCGGTGATCGTCGGAGATCCGGCCTTCTTCGAGCGGGACGTTGAAGTCGACCCGGACGAAGACCCGGCGGCCGGAGACATCGATATCCCGGACGGTCTTCTTTCTCACAACCCGCGACTGACCATGTAGGCGGCGAGGTCGGCGACCCGGCATGAGTAGCCCCACTCGTTGTCGTACCAGGAGAGGACCTTGGCCGCGTCCCCCACGACCATCGTCGACAGCGCGTCGATGATCCCGCTGTGCGGATCGCCCTTATAGTCCATAGAGACGAGCGGTTCCTCCGAGTACCCGAGGTAGCCCTTGAGCTCCTCCTCGGATGCCCGCTTGTAGGCCCGGTTGATCTCCTCTGCGGCCGCCGGCTTCTCGAGGGTCACCGTGAGGTCGACCACCGACACCGTGGGCGTGGGGACGCGCAGCGCCAGCCCGTTCAGCCGCCCCTTGAGTTCCGGGAGGACCAGAAAGATGGCTTTTGCGGCGCCGGTGGTAGTGGGAATAATATTGAGCGCCGCCGCGCGGGCGCGACGCAAGTCGGAATGCACCACGTCGAGGAGGACCTGGTCGTTGGTGTAGGAGTGCACCGTGTTCATGAACCCCGCCTTGATCCCGAAGGTTCGGCTGAGGACCATCGCGGTCACGGACAGACAGTTGGTCGTACACGATCCGTTGCTGATGACGCGGTGTTTTGCAGGATCGTAGGCCGTGTGGTTCACGCCCATGTTCACCGTGACATCCTCGTTCGTGGCGGGCGCGCTGATCACGACGCGCTTGGCGCCTCCGTCGAGATGTCCGGCCGCCTTCTTGGCGTCCGTGAATCGCCCGGTCGACTCGATCACGAGCTCCACTCCGTGATCCCGCCAGGGGAGCTTCGCCGGGTCGCGCTCGGAGAGGACGGTGATGGGGTGCTTGGAAATCACGATCTTCCCGTCTTGCGCCTCTACCGTCCCCGGAAATTGTCCGTAGGTGCTGTCGTGCTTGAATAGGTGCGCGTTTGTCCGAACGTCGGTCAGATCGTTGACCGCGACCACCTCGAGGGATGGATGTCGCTCAAGGATCGCGCGAAGCACCTGCCGGCCGATCCGGCCAAACCCGTTGATCCCGATCCGCGCCATGGCTGGCCTCCCTGTACCCTGAATGGTTGTTTGTCCACCGCATGCCGGGCGGTTCCCTTCCATGGGGGTCGGCTGATTCCTTTGCCCACTCACGCAAGGCGCCCCACCTCGATGCCGGAAGGCGCGACCCTGAGCACGCCCCACTGCAGAACGCTGACGCCGACGACGGACTGCAGCGGCGCCATCACGGTGACCGTCTGCAGAGCGGGCGCCGTCTCGACGACCGTCCCGAGCGCGCGGAGCCAGCCGTCCCGATCGGCCAGCCCCACGAGCAGGTGCCGGAGCGCCCAGGCAGGGATGACCGTCAGCATCCCCGCCTGTGGGACCTCCCGGCCCTCATAGACGGGCAGCCGATCCGCCAAGAGCCGCCCCAGCGGCAGTGTGTGGGGACGTGCGCGCAAAAAATACTGGTGGAACCGCCTGACACGCGCGGCCCGCCGGACCTCACGGGACCGGCGGCGGACGCGGGAAGAGGGTCGCAGGCGGTGGACGGCGATGCGGCGCGGGAGCCGCTCAAGAATCGGCTCCACCTCGCCCTGGCGTTGGATCGCCACCACGTGCTGCGGATCGATTCGCCGGAGCTTGCGGGTTTTCGCTGCAACGGCGGCGGCGCCCTCAATCCACCCCGTGGTATCCATCACGATGACCTCAGCCTGTCGAGCCCGAGCCTGCTCGATCGACCGGATCGCGCCCTCAATCAGATACGGATACACATCGCGCGGAGACGTGTCCCCGACAAAAAACGCGGCGAGTGCGTCCCACTCCCGCATCCGCCTCGCGGGCCGCCGCGGCATCGAGAGGCCCACGGTGGTCGGGGGGCCGATATCGGATTGACCGATATCCGTATCCACGACCGCGGTGCGCCGCTTGGCCAGGATGACCGCGCTCGCAATCGCGGTCGCCGTGGTCGTCTTTCCCACGTCCACGGCGCCAAGCATCGCGACGACGCCGGGGGCGTCCAGAATGGCCTCGAGCATGCACGTCCACGCGTCCACGGGACCGCGCGGGAAACCGCCGCAGGCCCTATCCGGCTCCGCCCGCCTTCGCCTCCAGCTTCTTCTTGATCCGCTTCAGGCGAAAGACATCCTCGCGCGCTCGCTGCTCCAGCACGTCCCGAATGTAGCGAATCTCCCCGCGGATGCGCGGGATCACGACCTGTTCGAGCGCGTTGACGCGCCTCGTCGTCTTCTTGATCTCTTCGCCGATCTTGCGGAGCGTGACCTCGGTGCTGGCCACCTCGAGAATGACGCCGACGACCTCCTCGAAATGATCCGCGCTCTCCACGGTGCGGGCGGTCACGGCCACCGGATCCTGACCCCGGCCGAGGATCGACCGGTGAACCTCCTCGGTCGTGGTGATCGTCGGAATGCGGGTCCCCCAGATGTTCTTGGTCTCGATCTCTACCTCGAGGCGGCGCGAGTCCGCGAGGGCCGCGGCTTCGAGCACCTCCCGTCCCTCCACCGCCTTGGCCAGGCTGAGCAGGGTGTACGCCTCCTCGGCCGACTTGGTCAACCGCTCACGCGCAGCCAGCGCGCGCCGCACGATGTTGAAGAAGTCGGCCACGAGGGCGTCTCGCTTCCGCTTCAACAAATCCACGCCCTGCTGGGCCAGCTTCACCTGATTCTGGCGCAGCAACAGATTCATCCGGGTTGGGCTGATCGTTTCAGCCATGCCCGCCGCCCTCCGATCTCGGTGCCGTTCGCGTCATCGGGACTCCGTTACACGGGGACTTCGCCGGGCCGGAATATCTTCTCCACCTGCTCGCCGAAGTAGTACTTGTCCACGTGGTCGCGGCTGATCCGCGTCAGCGCGGTCTTCGGGAACGTCGATAGCAGTTTCCAGCCCAGGGT carries:
- a CDS encoding LuxR C-terminal-related transcriptional regulator produces the protein GVWLVDLGPLFDPTLVPRTVAASLALPEQPEKPILATLKGYLQVRRLLLILDNCEHLIGASAELAEALLQACPDVRILATSRETLGIAGESVWRAPSLSAPGSGESPSIEYLREYEAVQLFEARAAAVCSDFRVTAENAAAVAQICRRLDGIPLAIELAAARIRVLPVEQLVAKLDDRFRVLTGGSRTALPRQQTLRAAMDWSYDLLPERERLLLRRLSVFAGGWTLEAAETICAGGGIESPDVLDLLTKLVDKSLVVVQPPRGEARYRLLETVRQYARDWLVESEETAEVRGRHRDWFLALVERTHEAGYEPVWHPPGVLERLDRDHENLRAALGWSATEKAGAEPGLRLAGALAPFWHNRGYYAEGRRWLEGALVRCHEASPAARARALGGASLLAWRQADYEPARQLAERLVALGREQGDKAATTHGLIRLGLIVGRGYQDFPRATVLFEEALTLARELGDRKQIAHILANLSATARHQGDYDRAAVFAEESLTEVRAFSSSGGVGYVLRHLGHIRLAQGYLERAAKLYAESLRSDAVPSFVVIECLEGLAGVAGGRGQHQRAARLFGAADAVREAIGFPRRPPDNDHHERAVASVRSAFGDAAFETAVVQGRSMGLDDAVAYALTDPGVERRERAGGEPGTAAKDQGPLTARECEVAALIARGLTNREIASTLFISERTADAHVRHILDKLGFGSRTQIAAWAVEHGLPAPSSAGRDPA
- a CDS encoding substrate-binding domain-containing protein: MKLPRRQLLHLAAGAATLAVAPRSATAEQGQAAQIPSEPLVWPIVTKAPPEVPKFAGHANTVPDIVGRLGAPASLVIFTEGNHLMVLLGDDIVGVFPTWAKSRPQYADLNLDNVVVVTLPQPLLVRMIRTGGIALGNLTLDVSRKSGFYPDIVMGYPGPLRQLHELRVIESRVRFFSRNRGPALLVRKGNPLGIHSLTDVARTGARLALPEPSDLRTRYRAMIDELIGKPAADAFFAAEAPDFPGRLGIMHRDIPEMVARSYADVALTWYHLISYWTRIFPNRFALVPISGAERFFVEIAFGRVIDPLRPRALEAFDEFFFSRAKDVYPRYDFARMNDREYGTPMVLE
- a CDS encoding nicotinate phosphoribosyltransferase, coding for MDAKNRLHSASHDEILAGHTSDIYFVRTLEILRSLGLADVPVVAEIFPSLDGICVGVDEVRYLLRDNGVKIESLSEGESFAAREVIMRIEGPYARFGMYETVLLGMLAQPSGWATAAREVVTAAGEKPAYVFGARHVHPAVAPVMERAAILGGMRGAACILGAKLAGQEPVGTMPHAFVLIVGDTVRAAVAYHERMPARVPRLVLVDTFTDEAVEALRVAEALGPDLSAIRLDTPRERGSVTPDLVREVRARLTLAGHPNIQIFVSGGLTPERIAALAEAGADAFGVGSHVSAARPIDMTMDLREVNGRPLAKRGRTPGRTPTPRLHR
- the secG gene encoding preprotein translocase subunit SecG is translated as MSTAVLILHFIVAVAVVGVIVLQGPKGEGLGSIGGGGARLFHGPKPRETLLLRVTSALAILFGATSLYLILTHYANPIH
- the tpiA gene encoding triose-phosphate isomerase, translating into MRTPLIAGNWKMHLTIAEALRLVDEVKAALRALSGVEVVICPPATALSAVGQALIGTRWGLGGQTMHWESKGAYTGEISAPMLVDVGCRYVILGHSERRQYFGETDETVGRKVRAAFEHELIPIVCVGERLEEREAGRADAVITRQVSVAVREHAHDRLRRLVVAYEPVWAIGTGRTATGTEANRVAGIIRSTLAAAGSAGAASEVRILYGGSVKPENIEEFTGQPEIDGALVGGASLDALAFAAIAQAAGKPVT
- a CDS encoding phosphoglycerate kinase, encoding MRKKTVRDIDVSGRRVFVRVDFNVPLEEGRISDDHRISAALPTITYLRDHGAAVILASHLGRPRGPDPSLRLDPVAQRLGELLGRPVRKLDDCVGPEVDAAARTMQPGDVVLLENLRFHKEEEANDGAFARALAQNAQIYVNDAFGTAHRAHASTVGVAKLLPAVAGLLMERELTFLGKVLEAPTKPLVVILGGKKVEDKIGVIRNLLRLAQTMLIGGGMCYTFLRAAGGRVGASLCEDDKLDLARELLADAERRGVRLILPLDVVAAQRVAADAPVRVVEAREIPDGWMGLDIGPRTEATFGAPITAAGTIVWNGPMGVFELAPFAGGTRAIASAVAESCAESIVGGGDTASAVEQFGLAAKMTHVSTGGGATLEFMEGKILPGVAALQDAA
- the gap gene encoding type I glyceraldehyde-3-phosphate dehydrogenase; the protein is MARIGINGFGRIGRQVLRAILERHPSLEVVAVNDLTDVRTNAHLFKHDSTYGQFPGTVEAQDGKIVISKHPITVLSERDPAKLPWRDHGVELVIESTGRFTDAKKAAGHLDGGAKRVVISAPATNEDVTVNMGVNHTAYDPAKHRVISNGSCTTNCLSVTAMVLSRTFGIKAGFMNTVHSYTNDQVLLDVVHSDLRRARAAALNIIPTTTGAAKAIFLVLPELKGRLNGLALRVPTPTVSVVDLTVTLEKPAAAEEINRAYKRASEEELKGYLGYSEEPLVSMDYKGDPHSGIIDALSTMVVGDAAKVLSWYDNEWGYSCRVADLAAYMVSRGL
- a CDS encoding Clp1/GlmU family protein; translated protein: MLEAILDAPGVVAMLGAVDVGKTTTATAIASAVILAKRRTAVVDTDIGQSDIGPPTTVGLSMPRRPARRMREWDALAAFFVGDTSPRDVYPYLIEGAIRSIEQARARQAEVIVMDTTGWIEGAAAVAAKTRKLRRIDPQHVVAIQRQGEVEPILERLPRRIAVHRLRPSSRVRRRSREVRRAARVRRFHQYFLRARPHTLPLGRLLADRLPVYEGREVPQAGMLTVIPAWALRHLLVGLADRDGWLRALGTVVETAPALQTVTVMAPLQSVVGVSVLQWGVLRVAPSGIEVGRLA
- a CDS encoding V-type ATP synthase subunit D, which produces MAETISPTRMNLLLRQNQVKLAQQGVDLLKRKRDALVADFFNIVRRALAARERLTKSAEEAYTLLSLAKAVEGREVLEAAALADSRRLEVEIETKNIWGTRIPTITTTEEVHRSILGRGQDPVAVTARTVESADHFEEVVGVILEVASTEVTLRKIGEEIKKTTRRVNALEQVVIPRIRGEIRYIRDVLEQRAREDVFRLKRIKKKLEAKAGGAG